ttctaactgaatcaggttttgttttgtcaaatgctatggctgaaaacgaaaagaaaacgaactccacctttatgttcggtgctgtttttgccggcagcagcggcgcttcttctaagcctgtgtctgtgtgtgcgcgcgacgtgtgtatatgaatgtattataatgctacgagcacgtatgcgcccacctctctgaacattaccagcttgTTATTTTCaggtttgctgctgttgtgccgtcagctgctcttctacacctgtgtgtgtgtgtgtgatagattgattgattgtttttaaGTTAATTATTAAGAAAGAAGATGTGAAATAGTTTGTTTTATCTTTCAGATGAGCACACTCAGCTGGTTTGTGAAGTGTAGGATTATTGTGCTGTGCTAGTTAGCAATGGAGTTGGCAGCTACAGTATTATTgcctcagctgtttttttatgttttatttattttgtaatatattGGACAGAAAAGTCTAAATTCagtgatttaatttttttgtctaTTGTTTCCTTTTCTCCCTGCAGGTATCTGTGGGTCTCTCTAGGGTAGAGAAATGGGTGCATTCCTGGACAAGCccaaaacagagaaacacaattCCCACGGAGAGGGCAATGGCCTGCGCTATGGACTTAGCTCCATGCAGGGCTGGCGGGTGGAGATGGAGGATGCTCACACTGCTGTGTTGGGACTGCCAGCTCCCGGTATGACTGACTGGTCCTTTTTTGCCGTGTATGATGGGCATGCTGGCTCCAGGGTTGCAAACTACTGCTCTAAACATCTTCTGGAACACATAATCACTGCTAGCTTAGGGGCCGGAGGTACACAAGCTTCTCAGGCTGGATTGGACAGCTCCACAAGTGATCCCGCAACATCCGCCTCTCCTGGAGTGGAGGCTGTAAAAGCTGGGATCCGGACAGGTTTCCTAAGGATTGATGAGCACATGCGCAGCTTCTCTGATCTTCGAAATGGAATGGACCGTAGTGGTTCCACAGCAGTGGGGATTCTACTGTCACCCACTCATTTCTTCTTTATTAACTGTGGGGATTCTCGAGCTGTTCTCTGTCGCAGTTCACAAGTGTGCTTCTCCACACTTGACCACAAGCCTTGCAACCCTCGTGAGAGAGAGCGCATTCAAAATGCAGGTGGCTCAGTGATGATTCAGAGGGTTAATGGATCACTGGCTGTATCCAGGGCCTTGGGGGACTATGATTACAAGTGTGTGGATGGCAAGggccccacagagcagctggtTAGCCCTGAACCAGAAGTATTTGTGATGGTTCGGGCACCAGAACAGGATCAGTTTGTTATTCTGGCATGTGATGGCATCTGGGATGTCATGTCCAATGAGGAGTTGTGCAAGTTTGTGAAATCTAGGCTTGAAGTGTGTGATGACCTGGAGGTAGTCTGTAATGAAGTGGTGGATACCTGCCTGCATAAGGTAtggacacatttatttatttatttttgtttttctattctTTTGTATTTTCTATCTTTCTTATGTAGACTCTTATATGAAATCCTACAAAATTATTTTGTCAGCAAGAAGGCTGCAATATGCAACTTATGTTCAGATCTTTATAAAactgcatttttactgtgtcataATCAAAGTATGCAATCtttattatgtttttgaacGGTGTGTCCTCTCACCACCTGTCCTTTTTAGGGAAGTCGGGATAACATGagtgttgtgttagtgtgtttgcCCAATGCACCCAAAGTGTCAGAGGAGGCTGTCATGAAAGAAGTTGAGCTCAATGACTATCTGGAGTCTCGAGTTGAAGGTGAGAATGTAtgggtaaagaaaaaaaaaactatatgtacaaacatattttaaatgttgaaGATTTACACATGGTACTACTATTTAATTACATGATTTTATCACACAACAGTAACTAAACTGTACTATCCTGTATACAGATAGGGGTATATACTGTCCTATCTGTATATATCTTCTTTTGAATGAGACTCACTGCCATTCTCTATCGTCTAACCTCAAATCTAGTTATATTCGCCTGGCAGCTTAAGAACGAGACCACTCTGACCCACTTTTCCATCTCAGCGAGCATCTCCCCGCTTTATTTCCTGCTTTCTTCTCTCCTACATTTGCACTCCCTCACTCAAACATGCTTTCTTGTTTGGCTGGATTTCCTGCTCCTTTCCTGTTCTTTAGGCCAGTTTCCTTTCTAATATCATCCTTTTTTCTGGATGAATAAGACCTTCTGATGAACACAGCATCAATttcttggtaaaaaaaaatcttctgttTCACAAATTGAATAGATGGATTAATATCTAATACTGACAAACGTGAGGAGAggaaatgcaggaaaaaaaagttgatgaCAACAGAGGATTCCTCTGGCTTAACATTTGAGAgtggcctcctctctctctctctctctctctctctctctctctctctctgtcccacaTACCTTTCCACAGTTAACTTATCTTGACTCCATCCTTCCCATTTCTCTCAATTCTATCTCTCTGATCTTCCCCCTTCTCCCATCTTTTTAAAGATATAATTGGCTATCGACCTAATACaagcaaaatgtctgctgctgttttagaGATGCTGTCTCGGCCAGGGGAGGACGGATTTCCGGACCTGGTAACAGTAATGAGGAACCTGTCTACCGACATTGGCATGCCCCCTCTGCCACCAGGGGGTGGTCTTGCCAGCAAGTAAGGACCACTTTTCACGACAACGCCTACTGTTTTACTACTACTGTATTTTCGcaaccataaggcgcaccgcattataaggcgcagtgtcagttagagggtctatttctgtcctcagcacatacacaaggcgcactgTATTAccgtgtttctatgggcagaacagtggctgctgctgaatgcctgttgtgattccaactttatctttacactttattaataaataaagacaatcTTCGGATATATGTTGTCCctcattttaatcagatgcactaCAGTGActcctaattcatccttaccagtggctgactacagaatatttattacaacaatgtaaaataaacaggaaacaggaaactcgcccggcgctgcctcccagtaaagctgtgctcgctgtctgccatccatcgctcccacgctgctcgcaactttactttgaacacCCTGTTTATGCCGATGTCTTAtgcggaagtttctgtccattaccatggcaaccgagaACAACAGCGAACGCTGACTTCTCGTGCCCCGTGGTCCGTATTGTTCCGTGCTGCTCcccgttctctccacagtttggttcatggggatgtcgaaagtgagggggacttcatccatgttggtgatgtggctgggctggatgtttttgctggcaatgttgtcactgcagtagCAGTACCatagcgttcagctgattggtgaattgctgccagcttACGTAGTGTACGTGTTacgtagtatccatctgattggttcatcgctgctagcgtacgtagtgtacgtatgacgtactgCTCagctggtactcaacccatacacaatgcgcaccgcattataaggcgcacggccgacttttgagaaaattttagacttttaggtgcgccttatagtcgtgaaaataagGTATACTCCTGCTTTACATTCAGTACATGCTGAGTCTGGATTAATATGAAAGTACAGGAATGGACTTATTTGCCACAGCTTAACATTAGCTTAAAAAATCAACTGACCAGAGTTGAGCTTGCCTAAAATTATTgctcagtcattttttttttttatgtgttctgCAGACGAAGCGTTATTGAAGCAGTATACAACCGTCTGAACCCATACAAGGAAGAAGATGGAGTAAGTATTAGCACATAAGCTTTATATTGCCCTTATTGAATTCAGCCCTCTATTGCCGAATTCCTATACCAATTTTATTCTTCATTGAAATGTCATCTCTCTTAATCAGAACTTTCACATATGAGTTTAAGTGAACTTAGGAAAGCCTTTAAACTCTCATGTTGACACCTCCTGTCTGGTGGAGAAAGCTGGTGATTTGTCTAGAttgtatatatttacacacttgTAACTGATGAAGTATTAAATTGACAGCATACATGCGTAGCTTTGAACCCATCATAGCTTCCCAATATGTTAAACACCTGTGCATGGTGTGTGATGCACACCTTCCTGTCAGCACTTCAACAAGATTATCTAAgactggaacaaaaaaaaaaaacttcttgcTGACAGCAGAAGCCAATATGATTTTGCATTCTTCAGTATTATACTGCCTTAAACGCATATTTACAAAATTGGAAGTTAGCTGTCATGAAGAGGCATATACACACTCATTTACTCATTTACTCAACTCATAccagttttatttaaaataaatatttggtaAGTGAAGAAAGTTTCGGTTCATCATAAAATTGTCTAGGTATGAGACTATTATACTACTATAATTAGGATGACTGCACACTCAACAGATGCTTAGACTTTGTATTGCTGGTCCTGCAGGGTAAGTCACCCAGCCAGAGCAAGGTGAAGCTCTTACCGTACTCTGAGCTGACAGTCATCTTGATAATTATTTTGCAAGAGTATACTGTGTGGTTTCACAGATAATTGTACTGTCTTTACAACAAACTGCAACCTAAAAAATGTCTTGATAATTCATGGTACAGTCCAAACGGGAtcaaaaaataatttgaaaacAGTGAAATAAGATCCCAGAAGCTGTGGGACATGGCCGCTTTGTCCTCTACCTTTCTGTCCTTCAGCCCACCAGTGTCTCACAGACCTACATAGTAAAAAGTATGGCCACTGTTTGCCTTTATGAAATTTCTGCATCGTAGTCCAGCAAGTTGTGTTTAAGTGTGCAGAGGTAtgttttacagaaacagaaacatgacaCGATTGTCTGAAAACATGATGGAAGTGCACAGATGGTGGTTGTTTtatgatgagtgtgtgtatgtgcttttAAAGGATGTCTGAGATTTTTCTGCCAGGGAATGCCACACTGGGATGTCTTTAGAATCATTAGCATCATACTGACATTTGTAAAGCTTTCTTTTTTCTGACTGGTGTGTTTGTTACTGACAAAGCTCATGAGTTGGTGTTTAGTTCCTTGAAGCaaagagtgtgtatgtgtgagtgtgtgtgagttataTTTGGTAGCTTGTGCAGGGGGTGATGTTGTCTGCTTTTTAGTTCTTGCTTGGTTTGTCGTAGAGTTGCTGTCGCACACTTTCACACGTGAAATAAATCGAATTTTTATGAGATTGTATTATCTGTCAGATTATTGTAATTCCACTTTTAAATATTGCCACATGGTAACACCAAGGCTGCAAGAACGGCTGATACAGTTTCACACATAAAACCTACGCAGGTAGGAAGCTGTTTTGCAAATGGTGTGTAGTAAAgtacacacctgcacacacatggatAAGGGATGTATCTATTTGTCTAACTGTGTGTTCACCCTCTGATTAACGCAGCCTTCCTGTTTCATTTGGTAAGTGATCACATATATAACTGTTAAATCCCTCCCCTTTTTCCAACCCc
This Parambassis ranga chromosome 15, fParRan2.1, whole genome shotgun sequence DNA region includes the following protein-coding sequences:
- the ppm1ba gene encoding protein phosphatase 1B, whose product is MGAFLDKPKTEKHNSHGEGNGLRYGLSSMQGWRVEMEDAHTAVLGLPAPGMTDWSFFAVYDGHAGSRVANYCSKHLLEHIITASLGAGGTQASQAGLDSSTSDPATSASPGVEAVKAGIRTGFLRIDEHMRSFSDLRNGMDRSGSTAVGILLSPTHFFFINCGDSRAVLCRSSQVCFSTLDHKPCNPRERERIQNAGGSVMIQRVNGSLAVSRALGDYDYKCVDGKGPTEQLVSPEPEVFVMVRAPEQDQFVILACDGIWDVMSNEELCKFVKSRLEVCDDLEVVCNEVVDTCLHKGSRDNMSVVLVCLPNAPKVSEEAVMKEVELNDYLESRVEEMLSRPGEDGFPDLVTVMRNLSTDIGMPPLPPGGGLASKRSVIEAVYNRLNPYKEEDGTGADLECHW